In [Mycobacterium] stephanolepidis, the genomic window CCGCGGCATGAAGGTGGCCCGCACCCTTGAAGAGGTACCCGAGCTGTTCCAATCCGCCACCCGTGAGGCCGTCGCCGCCTTCGGTCGTGGCGAGTGCTTCGTGGAGCGCTACCTGGACAAGCCGCGCCACGTCGAGGCCCAGGTCATCGCCGATCAGCACGGCAATGTGATCGTCGCCGGTACCCGCGACTGCTCGCTGCAGCGCCGCTTCCAGAAGCTGGTCGAGGAGGCGCCCGCGCCGTTCCTGACCGACGCTCAGCGCAAGGAGATCCACGAGTCCGCCAAGCGCATCTGCAAGGAAGCCGGTTACTACGGCGCCGGCACCGTCGAGTACCTGGTGGGCCAGGACGGCCTGATCTCGTTCCTCGAGGTCAACACCCGTCTGCAGGTGGAACACCCGGTCACCGAGGAGACCGCAGGCGTAGACCTGGTCCTGGAGCAGTTCAAGATCGCCAACGGCGAGGCGCTGGAGTTCACCGAGGACCCGACCCCGCGCGGCCACTCGATCGAGTTCCGCATCAACGGCGAGGACGCCGGCCGTAACTTCCTGCCCGCACCGGGCCCGGTCAAGGTCTATGACACCCCCACCGGCCCCGGCGTGCGCCTGGACTCGGGCGTGCAGGCCGGTTCGGTGATCGGCGGACAGTTCGACTCGATGCTGGCCAAGCTGATCGTCACCGGCCGCGACCGCAACGAGGCACTGGCCCGCTCGCGGCGTGCGCTGGCCGAGTTCAACGTCGAGGGTCTGGCCACCGTCATTCCGTTCCACCGCGCAGTGGTCTCCGATCCCGCCTTCATCGGCGACGAGGACGGCTTCACCGTGCACACCCGCTGGATCGAGACCGAGTGGGACAACACCGTCGAGCCGTTCACGGCCGACGCCGCCGAAGGCGAAGAGGACGAGATTCTGCCCCGCCAGAAGCTGGTCGTCGAGGTCGGCGGCCGTCGTCTCGAGGTGTCGCTGCCCGGTGACATCTCGCTCGGCGGCGGAGGCGGTGGTGCCGCGAACGGTGTCATCCGTAAGAAGCCCAAGGCCCGCAAGCGCGGCGGCCACGGCGGCGGCGGCGCCACCGGCGACTCGGTGACTGCTCCGATGCAGGGCACCGTCGTCAAGGTCGCCGTCGAAGAGGGCCAGGAGGTCGAGGTCGGCGAGCTGATCGTGGTGCTGGAAGCCATGAAGATGGAAAACCCCGTCACCGCGCACAAGGCCGGCACTATCACGGGGCTGAGTGTCGAGGCCGGTTCCGCCATCACCCAAGGTACGGTCATCGCAGAGATCAAGTAACACGTCATTACGAAGAAACGCCGAGTGTGGGCACCTATGCACGCACTCGGCGTTTCTTAGTTGGTCGGCGGTTCACTCGGTGTGAGGAGGTACATGGAACCCATCGAGATCAACGCGGGTGCATGGTATTTGCGTGCCCTGCGTGCCGACGAACGCATGGACGACCGTCCGGCATTGACGTCACTGGGCGTCGATGACGTCGACTACGTGTCCACGCGTACCACGGACTGGGACCGCGATCGCCTGTATAGCTGGGCCGTCTGCGAGCCCACCACCGCCCAGATGGTGGCCGAGGTGCGGCTCGACCCCTCCACCGGGACGATCGAGTCGCGGGCACGTACCGACTACCCCGGATCGGGCGGCGCAGAAAAGGAGGCGGTCGCCGCAGTGCGGCGCTTCGCCGATGCGATGGTTGTGTGAAGGAAAGTAACCGTCTGCGCCAGCACTTGTGATGGTGGGTTCGGCCCCACCGCGGCGAACTGGATCGCAGAAAAGGCCCAGCTTCCGCCTCGCGGATTATCCTCTGCCGATTCGCCTCTCCAGAAGAGCTCAGGCCGAAACACCGCGCAACTCGTCAAGGCGACCACACGGATGCGCATTGCCGACGCGTTCCTTGTGGTCACGACGGAGCAAAATCACAGCTGCCCACCCACTGAAGAACCTGATCGACCGGCATCACATCGAGTGGCAGGCCAAAACGGTCGGGTCCACCTCGTATGCGGGAGTCCGGTAGATTACGGGCCGTCGAACCATATGCCCTGACCACCCGGGATGTGGTCAGCTTCCACGGCGCATGGAGATCGGTGCGTCTCAGCTGACCGCACCACGTCATCTGATGAATATTTTGATGCCTTCATCAAAATACTTCACGTCACCTGAAAGTGATGGAAATTGATCAGCCGTTGTAGTTATGGTGTTGAGTATCAGATATCGCGTGTCGTGCACGGTGGCGAGAACGTACCGGTTCACAACATGCAGTCTTTTCCCCTGGTCGTTGTATGTTCCGGAAATCACCGACGATAGGCCGTGCTGAAAATCTTCGACTTTCTCTGATTCGAGAACAAAACCGTCGTAGCGTTCGGTATCAACTGAACCCCGCCGTATGGCTTCCTCCTGGGAAAAATCTCCAGTCAATCGATGCACAATAAGAACCGCATTCGGAACGAAACTTTGGTCCACGGCATCAGTATTCGAAACCACCACATACGTGTTCGGCAGCTGATGCTCCCTGGTCACATACCAGTGGGGTGGCTGCTGCATGCCAATACCAAAGTCGCTGATGTCTGCCCTCGTCTGCACCGCAGCACGGACTCCATGGCTAGTGAGATATTCGTCGAGAGTCATATCATGTGCCACGTCCGTACCGGCACTTCTGCTGTCAGGAGCCTCGCATTCCTTATCAGTCCGCGCACTACAGCCCCCCGCCGCAAGGCTAACTAGCGTGACGACAACAGCTGCCACCACAGGGGCCCTACGGCTGCGCATACGGCTTCAGCACTGTTTCAACAGCACCGCCCACAGCGTTACCCACAAGCGCACCAATCGTCTGGCTCGTATGATCCACCAGGCTCCCGGACATGCCTACGTCGGTCATTGTCCCCGCGACCGTCGTCGTAGTCGCTGTGCCGACCATCGCCCCCACGCCAGAGCCGATCCGCGAAGCCGAACCCGAGAGCAGGGCCGCCGCTAGAGGACTCCCCTTAGCGGCGTGCACCTGAATACTGTCAACGACACTTGGTATTCCGCCTGTCGCTGCCGATCCATCGAGAACAGAAATAGCCGCGCCAGCAGCCCCGGCCCCGAGAGCAGTTCCCAAATCACCGCCCACAGATGTGAAGAACCGAATGCTTGCACGCGTCACCTCATAACTGACAGCGGTCGTCACCGGCAGACCCACCACACTGGCAGCACCTATCGTACTCAGCAAAGTTGCTGCAGAAGCGCCGACACTCGCACCGACCGTCGCACCCACCAACTTGCCTGCCGAGGCGCCAAGAACCGGGAACGTACCGTCGATCGTCTCGATCACGGACCCTCTGATGCGTACGTCACCACCCGCAGTCGCCGCAGAAGCGCCCGACTGCGCTTTCCAGAGAACCTGCGAAATATTTTTTGGCACATCAACATTCGGATTCCACTGGGACAAACCTGCAATGGCGCCCTCAGTCGTGCCACCCAGAGCAGCACCAAGCTCAGCGCCTAGCGCAGAACCCACGGTCATGAAGCCCGAACGCAATGCACGCTGAGCGGCAACATCATTGGTAATACCCGTAACACCAACAAGCGCATTCACCGAGTCGCCAATACCGGCACCGATAAGCGCACCCAACCTCGCCCCGTCGGAACGTCCCTGCCCGACCAAAGCCTGCCCGCCAAGCTCGACAGCCCCAGCCTTCACGCTCGGCTTCTTGGCCGACTCCGACTCCGACTCGACCACCAACCCAGGCTTCACACCAACAGCAACACCCGAATCAGTCGCTGGTGCCTCGGTCTTCGCGTCGGTCTTCGCGTCGGTCTTCGCGTCGGTCTTCGCGTCGGTCTTCGCGTCGGTCTTCGCGTCGGTCTTCGCGTCGGTCTTCGCGTCGGTCTTCGCGTCGGTCTTCGCGTCGGTCTTCGCGTCGGTCTTCGCGTCGGTCTTCGCGTCGGTCTTCGCGTCGGTCTTCGCGTCGGTCTTCGCGTCGGTCTTCGCCTCGGTCTTCGCGTCGGTCTTCGCGTCGGTCTTCGCGTCGGTCTTCGCGTCGGTCTTCGCGTCGGTCTTCGCGTCGGTCTTCGCGTCGGTCTTCGCCTCGGTCTTCGCCTCGGTCTTCGCCTCGGTCTTCGCCTCGGTCTTCGCCTCGGTCTTCGCCTCGGTCTTCGCCTCGGTCTTCGCCTCGGTCTTCGCGTCGGTCTTCGCGTCGGTCTTCGCGTCGGTCTTCGCCTCAGTCTTCGCCTCAGTCTTCGCCTCAGTCTTCGCCTCGGTCTTCGCCTCGGTCTTCGCCTCAGCCTTGGACTTCGCCTCAGTACCGGGCCTAACCCCAGTCTTCGCCTCAGTACCGGGCCTAACCCCAGTCTTCGCCTCAGTCTTCGCCTCAGTCTTCGCCTCAGTACCGGGCCTAACCCCAGTCTTCGCCTCAGCCTTGGACTTCGCCTCAGAAGGCCCCGACTTCCCGCCAGCTTCAGATGAATCAGATGTACTGTCTACTAACATAATTAACGATCTACGGCCGGAATTTCCGGCAACGGAGCTATCAACACTCGCCAAACCGACCGAAGCCACTACCGCAACAGGCAGCAGAGCTGTGAGGACAACATCAATACCTAGACTACGAAGAGAACGCGGCATCTTAGAAACATCCTTTTCCGTAAACACCCGACCTGGATGGCAAACGCGAACCGCAAAACTGACATCCCACTAGGGATGAGGATGCCAAAGATCGCACCCGAACCGCGAGCCCAGAAGCGCCACAAAGACACACGTTCGCCCAGAATTAATCTCCCGTCACGTAAACAGTCCCGTTGGCGGGATGTCGAAACAGGCTGGAAACCTCCGAGGCTTCATAACGAAGTTCCGCGGTCGCCACTCCCCAGGAATCCAGAGGGCAGGGACCATCAGGAGTGTCATGTCTAAACACACGCAGGAAGTTCGATGAATCCGCTGGCCGATCAGCGTCAGACAGGGCGGTCCGGTCATCGGCACATTCAGCGGCCAGAGTGCGATTGAATCACTCGACTTCACGATACAGGCGGATCCGCTTACGGCTGCCCTGAGTGCTCGGGGATTTAGGGCAATCTGGTGAACAGTAACCGTTTCCGATATTCGCTAGCATGCGTTTGACCGTGATTCCGCACTCGACGAAGAAATATTCGCTCGTCTCCAGAAACTCAGCAGCAGTATCCTTGCGTTCCTCGTCGAGGACCTCGGTGAGTCGATCGGGAGCGATCAGCGACAGCGAGATGCCCGTACGCATACCCGGCCCTAGCCGAGATACCCCGCCCCGCATAGCGTCCCAGCTTGCGGCTTCTACCACCGCCGGGGATGCGCCCGAGCTTCGTGATGTCCGCCTGCACCAGATCCCCGGATTCGGGGTCCTCGCAGCATCGCGGTGTGGATCGACACATCGGTAAACCAGCGTATTGGTCGAGACCAGGCAGCGGCAGCATCCGGCAACGCCGCACAACAGCGAAGCGAGCCACGTTCACTCGTTCGTCGGATCGGACGAGTCGGTATAGGCTGCAGCGCAGCTAGCCGGATCGATCCGCGATCACGTGCGCCCCAACACGGTAACGGTCAGCCTAATTTCTTGGTTGTGTCCGTCAAAGCACTAGAATCGGGGCAGCACTAGCCGACGGCGATCTTTGTTCAACAGCGCACCGAGCCAAGGTCAGACGACCGCGAGAGGCGATCTACGCGATAGTCGATGTCCAGGGTGTGGCCACCCCCGCCGCCCAAGACAGATAGGGACCGCTTAGCCCCGCGCGCCGATATGTCCGATACGGGGTATCTGCTTGTCACGGAAAATACTCCTGTTCCCGTGCCGAAACTTCTAGGCACCACTCAACGACTACTCGAAGCCGCAGAAAGGATCGGACACCGACATCACCGCAGCCGCCTACCGCGCGGGCGCTGAGCATCGCACCCGCAGTCGGCGCGCGCCGACTGTCTGCACGGCCCGTCACGCTGGTGGGGTGAAAGCGCCCTACCCGGTGCGACCACGCTGACGTGCGCTGCGGCAGGCCGTGTCCTCCAAAAGGTCGGCGGTGGTGCTGACACTCATTCCGGCATCTGTCATCTGCATCGCGGTGAAGCGAGCCCGTGCAGCACATTCCGGGGTGAGAACGGACCGGAGCCGTGCGACCAATGACGGTACTGTGACATTCGAGAAGCGTTGCGCCGAACCCACGCCCAGAGTTTCCACCTGGGCCGCCCAAATCGGCTGATCGGCTCCGAACCATAAGATCAGCGCTGGTATCCCCGCCCGCAACGCGGCGGTAGTGGTGCCTGCGCCACCATGGTGGACAATAGCCCGGCATCGCGGAAAGACCTCCGAGTGATTCACGACACCAACGATTTTTACACCCTCTGACTGCACCGCTGTGAGATCGCTAGCTGCCGCCGCGGGACAGCTGATGAGTGCACGCAGCCCCAGTTGCCGGCACGCCTCGGCCGCCATCGCGATCATCGTGGTGGGCGACTCGACCGGCATGCTGCCGAATCCGAAGTAAATAGGTGGTGGTCCTGAAGATATCCACGAATCGACTTCGTGGTCGGTTGATGTCGCCAATCCGAGGGTGAGCCCCCCGACGAACGGCCGCCTCCTGCACCAGTCGTCCGACAACCCGCGGAAGAAGACGGAGTCATAGGCTTGGATCTCCAGCGCGCCGCGTCGAAGATGCTGCCGATAGGACGGACCAACTGAGCACGAGAGATTCAGTTGTTTGCGCTGCGCTGAGTCTGATTTCTCGATCAACCTCCAATGTATCCACGAAAATGCCGTGACAACAGCATGATTCAGTAGCGAGGGCAGCTGTGGCCACAGGCGGCCATTGGGGCGCAAAGGAAAGTAATGCAGCGCCGCGAAGGGAACGCCGTGGTGCTCAGCCGCATTGGCGGCGACCTCCTGGTAGGTCGTTCCCGTGAGGACCAGATCAGCGCCCTGGGCAAGCTCGGTCACCGTGAGGCTCATCGCGTCCCAGCCGCGGGTGACGTACTCACGGGCTCTGCGTGCAAAGCTCCCACATGTCCGTACGCTCCAGAATTCACGAAAGAAGTCCTCTTCCATCTGCTGTTGGGAATGGGGTCCGTAGGCCACCGCGGTCAGTCCCGCGGACTCAATGAACCCGATGAGATCGGGTGGAACGGCCATCGCGATGTCGTGCCCCCGGCGGCGCAGCTCAAGTGCGACCGCAGCGCACGGTTCGACGTCGCCGCGGGTTCCGTGGACCGCTAGGGCAAACCTCATGTCGTCACGCCGCTTTTTTGTTGCATGTTCATGCCATCACATCCCCAACTAATTTCCCGACCAACAGAAGAGCTTGAACAAGATGGGTGAAACATATCGGCCCAAGCCCGCATGCGCGACTCGACAATTGCCTATCTAAGCGACAGACTTTCTCACCGCAAACTATGTTCGAAGATCCGTTTCGCCGTGACACGTTCGCGCTAGTAACCTGGTCCACCATGTGGGGTGCAATTTTGGTGCTGGCCCTACTTGCGGCAGCCGATCCCCTACGGATCGGTGTTGCCTTACTGCTCTTTTCCAGGCCGCGGCCGATTCTCAATGCGTTGGCATTCTGGATAGGCGGACTGGCTATGGCCTTCAGTCTGGGCATACTTGTGCTCGCCGTGCTGAGGAGTTACGCGTTGGGGATCTTACATGGCATAACGGACATCGCTGCGACACCGCCTGCCCGCTACCTTCAGCTGTCCATCGGAGTTCTTGTGCTCCTCATGGCAGCACGATGGACGCGGCGCCTCCGCCACTCGAGGAAGTTATCCGGGAAGCACATACGCACCGGTGGCCCACTCCGCGGCAGGTCACTGTGGATTGCTTTCGCGGCAGGGCTGGGAATGGCGACTCCATGGGAATACTTGGCTGTGCTGGCCGCCGTCCTGGTCTCCAAAGCAACCGCAAGCGCCCAAATCGGGGCCGTGCTGCTGTTCACCTGTATCGCCTTCACGATCGTGGAAATTCCGTTGATCAGTTACCTATTCATGCCATCGGGAACCCGTGAGGTGATGCTGCGGGTACACACCTGGGCTGAGATATATCGACGACACACGGTTGTCGGCATTGCCGCCGTCGTGGGTGGCCTATTGGTCACCACCGCAATAATCGGAATATGACGTCGGCAGCGCAGAGGTGCTGACCAATGCACACACCGAATGCATCCCTCTATACCCGGTGAGACAACACCCTAGACACCGCGGCCGCTGCGGCGTCGATCTCCTCGGCACTGACGATCAGCGGCGGACGGAACCGGACACTGTTCTTGCCACTGGGCAACAGGATCACACGCTCCTGCGACCACAGCCG contains:
- a CDS encoding acetyl/propionyl/methylcrotonyl-CoA carboxylase subunit alpha, with the protein product MPNHASSKISKVLVANRGEIAVRVIRAAKDAGLGSVAIYAEPDADAPHVHLADEAFGIGGNTAAESYLDFGKILEAAEKSGANAIHPGYGFLSENADFAQAVIDAGLIWIGPSPQSIRDLGDKVTARHIAARAQAPLVPGTADPVKDADEVVAFAKEHGLPIAIKAAFGGGGRGMKVARTLEEVPELFQSATREAVAAFGRGECFVERYLDKPRHVEAQVIADQHGNVIVAGTRDCSLQRRFQKLVEEAPAPFLTDAQRKEIHESAKRICKEAGYYGAGTVEYLVGQDGLISFLEVNTRLQVEHPVTEETAGVDLVLEQFKIANGEALEFTEDPTPRGHSIEFRINGEDAGRNFLPAPGPVKVYDTPTGPGVRLDSGVQAGSVIGGQFDSMLAKLIVTGRDRNEALARSRRALAEFNVEGLATVIPFHRAVVSDPAFIGDEDGFTVHTRWIETEWDNTVEPFTADAAEGEEDEILPRQKLVVEVGGRRLEVSLPGDISLGGGGGGAANGVIRKKPKARKRGGHGGGGATGDSVTAPMQGTVVKVAVEEGQEVEVGELIVVLEAMKMENPVTAHKAGTITGLSVEAGSAITQGTVIAEIK
- a CDS encoding LpqN/LpqT family lipoprotein, which gives rise to MAAVVVTLVSLAAGGCSARTDKECEAPDSRSAGTDVAHDMTLDEYLTSHGVRAAVQTRADISDFGIGMQQPPHWYVTREHQLPNTYVVVSNTDAVDQSFVPNAVLIVHRLTGDFSQEEAIRRGSVDTERYDGFVLESEKVEDFQHGLSSVISGTYNDQGKRLHVVNRYVLATVHDTRYLILNTITTTADQFPSLSGDVKYFDEGIKIFIR
- a CDS encoding MSCRAMM family adhesin SdrC; translation: MLVDSTSDSSEAGGKSGPSEAKSKAEAKTGVRPGTEAKTEAKTEAKTGVRPGTEAKTGVRPGTEAKSKAEAKTEAKTEAKTEAKTEAKTEAKTDAKTDAKTDAKTEAKTEAKTEAKTEAKTEAKTEAKTEAKTEAKTDAKTDAKTDAKTDAKTDAKTDAKTDAKTEAKTDAKTDAKTDAKTDAKTDAKTDAKTDAKTDAKTDAKTDAKTDAKTDAKTDAKTDAKTDAKTDAKTEAPATDSGVAVGVKPGLVVESESESAKKPSVKAGAVELGGQALVGQGRSDGARLGALIGAGIGDSVNALVGVTGITNDVAAQRALRSGFMTVGSALGAELGAALGGTTEGAIAGLSQWNPNVDVPKNISQVLWKAQSGASAATAGGDVRIRGSVIETIDGTFPVLGASAGKLVGATVGASVGASAATLLSTIGAASVVGLPVTTAVSYEVTRASIRFFTSVGGDLGTALGAGAAGAAISVLDGSAATGGIPSVVDSIQVHAAKGSPLAAALLSGSASRIGSGVGAMVGTATTTTVAGTMTDVGMSGSLVDHTSQTIGALVGNAVGGAVETVLKPYAQP
- a CDS encoding glycosyltransferase, giving the protein MRFALAVHGTRGDVEPCAAVALELRRRGHDIAMAVPPDLIGFIESAGLTAVAYGPHSQQQMEEDFFREFWSVRTCGSFARRAREYVTRGWDAMSLTVTELAQGADLVLTGTTYQEVAANAAEHHGVPFAALHYFPLRPNGRLWPQLPSLLNHAVVTAFSWIHWRLIEKSDSAQRKQLNLSCSVGPSYRQHLRRGALEIQAYDSVFFRGLSDDWCRRRPFVGGLTLGLATSTDHEVDSWISSGPPPIYFGFGSMPVESPTTMIAMAAEACRQLGLRALISCPAAAASDLTAVQSEGVKIVGVVNHSEVFPRCRAIVHHGGAGTTTAALRAGIPALILWFGADQPIWAAQVETLGVGSAQRFSNVTVPSLVARLRSVLTPECAARARFTAMQMTDAGMSVSTTADLLEDTACRSARQRGRTG
- a CDS encoding GAP family protein, translating into MWGAILVLALLAAADPLRIGVALLLFSRPRPILNALAFWIGGLAMAFSLGILVLAVLRSYALGILHGITDIAATPPARYLQLSIGVLVLLMAARWTRRLRHSRKLSGKHIRTGGPLRGRSLWIAFAAGLGMATPWEYLAVLAAVLVSKATASAQIGAVLLFTCIAFTIVEIPLISYLFMPSGTREVMLRVHTWAEIYRRHTVVGIAAVVGGLLVTTAIIGI